One segment of Saprospiraceae bacterium DNA contains the following:
- a CDS encoding c-type cytochrome, with translation MKKIRTALAFFGALMLAAACNKKADFDFYYYDPEDYALLQQYLSLPDLPDDYTANFPTHLRNAGLFPRPVERDKAVLGRVLFYDKSLSKDGTVSCASCHKQELGFGDDVAFSRGVFDRSTERNSIALTSVSNFSAYYGTDLNGSQAIRFFWDNRAETAAEQSQASLTNPREMNMHMDEVVSAVQSQPYYAPLFKKAYGDDFVTANRVKESISNFVNAMGSYQSKFDAEAAKVTGFGATSYANFAGFNVQQNRGLQIYQANCASCHSPIMGRPMLFNASNGLDAVTHPDDRGVGPVTNIPADEGTFKVPTLRNIALSAPYMHDGRFQTLEEVVDFYSTGIQAHPNLHSNLKSNGQPRRFNYSNEDKQALIAFLHTLTDDQARKDQRFANPFKR, from the coding sequence ATGAAAAAAATCAGAACTGCTCTTGCTTTTTTCGGCGCTTTGATGCTGGCGGCAGCGTGCAACAAAAAAGCTGATTTCGACTTCTACTACTATGACCCGGAAGATTACGCATTGCTACAGCAATACCTTAGCTTGCCTGACCTCCCAGACGACTACACGGCCAATTTCCCTACTCACCTGCGCAACGCGGGGCTATTCCCGCGCCCAGTGGAGCGCGACAAAGCGGTGTTGGGCCGTGTGTTGTTCTATGACAAATCACTTTCAAAGGATGGAACCGTGTCCTGCGCGAGCTGCCACAAGCAAGAACTTGGCTTCGGCGACGACGTGGCCTTCAGCCGGGGCGTTTTCGACCGCTCCACCGAGCGCAACTCCATCGCACTGACCTCGGTCTCCAACTTCTCCGCCTACTATGGCACCGACCTCAACGGCTCGCAGGCCATCCGGTTCTTCTGGGACAACCGCGCCGAGACCGCAGCCGAACAAAGCCAAGCATCGCTCACCAACCCCAGAGAGATGAACATGCACATGGACGAAGTGGTATCCGCGGTGCAATCGCAGCCCTACTACGCGCCGCTGTTCAAAAAAGCCTACGGCGATGATTTCGTGACTGCCAACCGCGTGAAAGAATCCATTTCCAACTTCGTGAACGCGATGGGTTCCTATCAAAGCAAATTCGACGCGGAGGCAGCGAAAGTAACAGGCTTTGGCGCCACTTCTTACGCAAACTTCGCAGGCTTCAATGTCCAACAAAATCGCGGCTTGCAAATTTACCAAGCCAATTGCGCCTCTTGCCACAGCCCCATCATGGGTCGCCCCATGCTCTTTAACGCCAGCAACGGCCTCGACGCAGTGACGCACCCCGACGACCGAGGCGTGGGGCCCGTGACCAACATTCCTGCCGACGAAGGCACCTTCAAAGTGCCTACGCTGCGCAACATCGCACTCTCGGCACCCTATATGCACGATGGCCGCTTCCAGACTTTGGAAGAAGTCGTGGACTTTTACAGCACCGGTATTCAGGCGCACCCGAACCTGCACAGCAACCTGAAAAGCAACGGGCAGCCCAGACGCTTCAACTATTCCAACGAGGACAAACAGGCGCTTATCGCCTTCTTGCACACTCTCACCGACGACCAAGCTCGCAAAGACCAGCGGTTTGCCAACCCGTTCAAACGGTAA
- a CDS encoding OmpA family protein → MNTKLPSILLLLLFAACNYTIKIKDGPTAFDRKQYAVAIPLLQKEFEKAKTRTEKGKIAFQLAESLRQTGQDEKSLQWYRTAYDNNYGADALQGYAYTLKKLERYAEAREAFKNLGIEIGSPYEYRKEITACTVSEGWLKEAPSNGWKTEPAAFNSPQNDFAPVFYRDGRLVFTSDRAMSKSEGSYAWTGHKFMDIFIVEPDGASAQVFDNFLNSNDNEGTPSFNSLGTEIFFVRARGAYKGDDAFCKIYVSEKYVADGTWSEPKPLPFQREKINYLHPALSADGNTLYFSCNDPEGWGGYDLYAVQRNTRTESGWDDPKLLSRNINTPGNEAFPTLDADTLYFASDGLPGMGGFDIFRTYKSERNAWAPPINLKSPINSGADDFGFIIDRRATANNGSKPNNPGDLIKSGFFTSNRPGSRGDDIYRFEQRVPPPAPPKLDTTPAQTVAHKLVLEGYVLEKIFSNPADPNSKILGRKPLAGAAVQAAFGNKKQPFTVKDDGYFSMELEENMDYNFVASMSGYLSNSAKFSTRGIAKDPANPVQTFEIEIVLDKIFRDREIVLENIYYDYDKWDIRPDAEPTLNRLAEVLKQNPAIRIQMGSHTDCRGNDNYNESLSQRRAQSAVNYLITRGIEADRLSALGYGERQPAVNCPCSRCTEAEHQANRRTTFKILE, encoded by the coding sequence ATGAACACAAAACTGCCATCCATACTGCTACTCTTGTTGTTTGCTGCTTGCAATTATACCATCAAGATAAAAGACGGCCCCACCGCCTTCGACCGCAAGCAATACGCCGTCGCCATACCGTTGCTGCAAAAGGAATTTGAAAAAGCCAAAACACGCACCGAAAAAGGCAAAATCGCTTTCCAACTCGCCGAATCGCTGCGGCAGACCGGGCAAGACGAAAAATCGCTCCAGTGGTACAGAACCGCCTACGACAACAACTACGGCGCGGATGCCCTGCAAGGCTATGCCTACACCCTGAAAAAATTGGAGCGATACGCGGAAGCCCGCGAGGCTTTCAAAAACCTCGGCATCGAAATTGGCTCGCCCTACGAATATCGAAAAGAAATAACCGCCTGCACCGTGTCGGAGGGATGGCTCAAAGAAGCCCCCAGCAACGGGTGGAAAACAGAGCCGGCAGCCTTCAACAGCCCGCAAAACGACTTTGCCCCCGTGTTCTACCGCGATGGGCGGCTCGTGTTCACCAGCGACCGCGCCATGAGCAAAAGCGAAGGCTCCTACGCATGGACGGGACACAAATTCATGGACATCTTCATCGTGGAGCCAGACGGAGCCAGCGCCCAAGTGTTCGACAACTTTCTCAACTCCAACGACAACGAAGGCACGCCCTCTTTCAACAGCCTCGGCACAGAGATTTTTTTCGTGCGTGCCAGAGGAGCCTACAAAGGCGACGATGCCTTTTGCAAAATCTACGTTTCCGAAAAATATGTGGCCGATGGCACATGGAGCGAGCCGAAACCACTGCCTTTTCAAAGAGAAAAAATCAACTACCTGCACCCCGCCCTGAGTGCCGACGGCAACACGCTCTACTTCTCCTGCAACGACCCCGAAGGCTGGGGCGGCTACGACCTCTATGCCGTGCAGCGCAACACCCGCACCGAAAGTGGCTGGGACGACCCCAAGCTGCTCAGCCGGAACATCAACACGCCGGGCAACGAAGCCTTCCCAACCCTCGATGCCGATACCCTCTACTTTGCTTCCGATGGATTGCCGGGCATGGGCGGTTTCGATATTTTCCGCACCTACAAATCCGAGCGCAACGCATGGGCACCCCCTATCAACCTCAAGTCGCCCATCAACAGTGGCGCGGATGATTTTGGGTTCATCATAGACCGCCGCGCCACCGCCAACAATGGCTCCAAGCCCAACAACCCCGGCGACCTCATCAAGTCAGGCTTTTTCACCAGCAATCGCCCCGGCAGCCGGGGCGACGACATATACCGCTTCGAACAGCGTGTGCCACCGCCCGCCCCGCCCAAACTCGATACCACACCTGCCCAGACAGTAGCGCACAAACTCGTGCTCGAAGGATATGTGCTGGAAAAAATCTTCTCCAATCCCGCCGACCCGAATAGCAAGATATTGGGTAGGAAACCACTCGCCGGCGCTGCGGTACAAGCTGCTTTTGGCAACAAAAAACAACCCTTCACAGTAAAAGACGACGGCTATTTCAGCATGGAACTGGAAGAAAACATGGACTACAATTTCGTCGCTTCGATGAGCGGCTACCTCTCCAACAGCGCGAAATTCTCCACACGGGGCATCGCCAAAGACCCCGCAAACCCTGTGCAGACCTTTGAAATCGAAATCGTGCTCGACAAGATATTCCGCGACCGCGAAATCGTGCTCGAAAACATCTACTACGATTACGACAAGTGGGACATCCGCCCCGATGCCGAGCCAACGCTCAACCGATTGGCCGAAGTGCTCAAACAAAACCCCGCCATTCGTATCCAAATGGGTAGCCATACCGACTGCCGGGGCAACGACAACTACAACGAGAGCCTCTCCCAGCGACGCGCCCAAAGCGCCGTCAACTACCTGATAACGCGCGGCATCGAGGCCGACCGCCTGTCTGCTTTGGGCTATGGCGAGCGCCAACCCGCCGTCAACTGCCCGTGTTCGCGCTGCACCGAGGCCGAGCATCAGGCCAACCGCCGCACCACCTTCAAAATCCTTGAGTAA
- a CDS encoding alkaline phosphatase family protein produces MRKARLLVMFLAGAVFACPVFSQQDKPGQHPKNDVLQEKTGKVIPDIAEDIEVLDREAYSPRPLDTMQGLATIAFGSCNKIHMPQLWTEINANNPNLWIWLGDIIYADTTDTKALAAHYKRLKTNPEYKKLRSKAQIIGIYDDHDYGLNDGGKDHPTKKGAKKCLMDFLDVPMNSPVRKREGAYTSYTFGKGEQRIKIIMLDTRYFRDALEPDPEKKRRYVPNLEGTILGEEQWKWLENELRTTKANLNFLCSSVQVLSDEHPHEKWGNFPNERKRLLNLIAQTKPKNLMILSGDRHMAEISKMEIQGLPYPLYDFTSSGLTHIRSGTSEANRYRVGDMILKRNFGILKIYWVNDKPVVTMQIRGPQNELFQEMVVKY; encoded by the coding sequence ATGAGAAAAGCACGTTTGCTGGTCATGTTCTTAGCAGGGGCCGTTTTTGCCTGCCCGGTGTTTTCACAACAAGACAAACCCGGACAACACCCTAAAAATGATGTGTTGCAAGAAAAAACAGGCAAAGTCATCCCCGACATCGCGGAAGATATCGAAGTGCTTGACAGAGAGGCGTACTCGCCCCGACCGCTCGATACCATGCAAGGCTTGGCCACCATCGCTTTCGGCTCCTGCAACAAGATACACATGCCTCAGCTTTGGACCGAAATAAACGCCAACAATCCCAATCTGTGGATTTGGCTCGGCGACATCATCTACGCTGACACCACCGACACGAAGGCACTTGCTGCGCACTACAAACGCCTAAAAACCAACCCCGAATACAAAAAACTTCGCTCCAAAGCGCAAATTATCGGCATCTACGACGACCACGACTACGGGCTAAACGACGGCGGAAAAGACCACCCAACCAAAAAGGGCGCTAAAAAATGTCTCATGGATTTTCTCGATGTTCCGATGAACAGTCCGGTGCGCAAACGCGAGGGTGCCTACACGTCGTACACTTTTGGCAAGGGCGAGCAACGCATCAAAATTATCATGCTGGACACGCGCTATTTCCGCGACGCGCTCGAGCCTGACCCGGAAAAGAAAAGGCGCTACGTCCCAAACTTGGAAGGCACTATCTTGGGAGAGGAGCAGTGGAAATGGCTTGAAAACGAACTCCGCACCACTAAAGCCAACCTCAATTTCCTCTGTTCCAGCGTGCAAGTGCTTTCTGACGAGCACCCTCACGAAAAATGGGGCAACTTCCCCAACGAACGCAAACGCTTGCTCAACCTCATCGCCCAAACCAAGCCAAAAAATTTGATGATTCTTTCCGGCGACCGCCACATGGCCGAAATCTCGAAAATGGAAATCCAAGGATTGCCCTATCCGCTTTATGACTTCACCTCAAGCGGCCTCACCCATATTCGCAGCGGCACCAGCGAAGCCAATCGCTATCGGGTGGGCGACATGATTTTGAAGCGCAATTTTGGCATCCTGAAAATTTATTGGGTGAACGACAAACCCGTCGTCACCATGCAAATACGCGGCCCTCAGAACGAATTGTTTCAGGAAATGGTGGTGAAGTATTGA
- a CDS encoding group III truncated hemoglobin: MDISSPADIKTLIDAFYAKVQADDVLGHIFNEVAQVNWPHHLPIMYAFWEFLLLGNADAYRGNPIQKHVDLHQKHPLKAEHFDRWLSLFQATVDEHFTGPVADDAKFRAWAIAETWKPKFDGPFAAY, translated from the coding sequence ATGGATATTTCCTCGCCTGCCGATATCAAGACACTCATTGATGCCTTCTACGCCAAGGTGCAAGCCGACGATGTGTTGGGGCATATTTTCAACGAGGTGGCACAGGTGAATTGGCCACACCACTTGCCCATCATGTATGCCTTCTGGGAATTTCTGCTGCTGGGCAATGCCGATGCTTATCGCGGCAACCCGATTCAAAAGCATGTTGATTTGCACCAAAAGCATCCGCTAAAAGCCGAACACTTCGACCGTTGGTTGTCGCTCTTTCAGGCCACGGTGGACGAACATTTCACTGGTCCAGTGGCCGACGATGCCAAATTCCGCGCTTGGGCAATAGCCGAGACTTGGAAACCCAAATTCGACGGGCCGTTCGCCGCATATTAG
- a CDS encoding lytic transglycosylase domain-containing protein codes for MNLTKNVRMLLVANLCMMGGLALLFVSSFKGDDDKNSRPAYPPQTVRSINLDKDFSFCGEKFPMDNWDVRQRLDAELLRNVYFHSQTILAIKRANALFPVIEPILKEEGVPNDLKYLAVAESALSNAVSPAGARGVWQFMKSAADGYGLEVNSEVDERYHLEKATRAACKYLKREKERLGSWVLAAAAYNGGPGRIAEEMEKQRAKSFFDLNLAADETMRYPFRIVAIKEVMSNPAQYEYVIEDDHLYPPLSEARVVEVSGAVANWGDFARQNGTSYRMLKLYNPWLVDSKLTNKTGKTYKIRLPK; via the coding sequence ATGAACCTGACAAAAAATGTACGTATGCTCTTGGTTGCCAACCTCTGCATGATGGGCGGTTTGGCGCTCCTTTTCGTTTCTTCTTTCAAAGGCGACGACGACAAGAACAGTCGCCCCGCGTACCCTCCGCAAACGGTACGTTCCATCAACCTCGACAAAGACTTTAGCTTTTGTGGGGAAAAATTCCCGATGGACAACTGGGATGTGCGCCAGCGCCTCGATGCCGAGTTGTTGCGCAATGTCTATTTTCATTCGCAGACCATATTGGCCATCAAAAGAGCCAACGCGCTTTTTCCCGTGATAGAGCCGATATTGAAGGAAGAGGGTGTGCCGAACGACTTGAAGTATCTGGCAGTGGCAGAAAGCGCCCTTTCCAACGCCGTGTCGCCAGCCGGCGCGCGGGGGGTGTGGCAATTCATGAAAAGTGCCGCCGACGGCTACGGCTTGGAGGTAAACAGCGAGGTGGACGAGCGGTATCATCTGGAAAAAGCCACCCGCGCTGCGTGCAAATACCTGAAAAGAGAAAAGGAGCGTCTTGGCTCATGGGTGCTTGCCGCCGCCGCTTACAACGGCGGCCCTGGGCGCATCGCCGAGGAAATGGAAAAACAACGCGCCAAATCATTCTTCGACCTCAACCTTGCTGCCGACGAGACGATGCGCTACCCCTTCCGCATCGTGGCCATCAAAGAGGTGATGTCGAACCCCGCACAATACGAATACGTCATCGAAGACGACCACCTCTATCCACCACTCTCCGAAGCCCGCGTCGTGGAGGTCAGCGGCGCTGTGGCCAACTGGGGCGATTTCGCCCGCCAGAACGGAACCAGTTACCGGATGCTCAAACTCTACAATCCGTGGCTGGTGGATAGCAAACTCACCAACAAGACTGGCAAGACCTACAAGATTCGACTGCCGAAGTAG
- the gyrB gene encoding DNA topoisomerase (ATP-hydrolyzing) subunit B, whose amino-acid sequence MKEEKDEKNLDPQDYQAENLPNNNEYGADSITALEGLEAVRKRPGMYIGSTDTKGLHHLVWEVVDNSIDEHLAGHCTYVEVTIHANNSITVKDDGRGIPTGMHPKLKKSALEVVMTVLHAGGKFDKDSYKVSGGLHGVGVSCVNALSIHLRAEVHREGKKFEQEYKQGKPLYDVREIGTTDDRGTIITFLPDPEIFETDEYKFDVLAHRLRELAFLNRGLTLRLTDEREPENGSFKQEEFYSEGGLQEFVLWLDEAKQKLIDKPIHITAKEEGVEVEVAMSYNTSYSENVISFVNNISTRDGGTHVSGFRRALTREFKKYGEDGGFFKKLNFSISGEDFMEGLTAIVSVKVPEPQFKGQTKGELGNSEVLGIVSRCVGDALKVFLEENPNQSKRIIEKVVLAATARNAARKAREMVQRKGAFSGGGLPGKLADCASRNPEDSEIFLVEGDSAGGTAKQGRDRNTQAILPLRGKILNVEKALEHKIYENEEIKNIFTALGVSVGENEEGHRVLVTDKLRYHKIVIMCDADVDGSHITTLILTFFFRYMRELIEKGHVYIAQPPLYLVKKGKNQRYAWNDKQRKEAQLEFSGGREDDDSVKVQRYKGLGEMNAEQLWETTMDPVNRILKQATIDDAAEADRMFSMLMGDEVPPRRAFIEANAKYARIDA is encoded by the coding sequence ATGAAAGAAGAAAAAGACGAAAAAAACCTCGACCCACAAGATTACCAGGCTGAAAACCTCCCCAACAACAATGAGTATGGGGCTGATAGCATCACCGCGCTCGAAGGGCTGGAGGCTGTGCGCAAGCGCCCCGGCATGTATATTGGCAGCACCGACACCAAAGGCCTGCACCACCTTGTGTGGGAAGTGGTGGACAACTCCATTGACGAACACCTTGCTGGACACTGCACTTATGTGGAGGTCACCATCCATGCCAACAACAGCATCACCGTCAAAGACGACGGGCGCGGCATCCCCACCGGCATGCACCCCAAACTCAAAAAATCCGCCCTTGAGGTGGTAATGACCGTGTTGCACGCAGGCGGCAAATTTGACAAAGACTCCTACAAGGTGTCGGGTGGCCTCCACGGGGTGGGTGTTTCCTGCGTCAACGCGCTCTCCATCCACCTCCGCGCCGAGGTACACCGCGAGGGCAAAAAGTTCGAGCAGGAATACAAACAAGGCAAACCGCTCTACGATGTGCGCGAAATCGGCACCACCGACGACCGCGGCACTATCATCACTTTCTTGCCCGACCCGGAAATTTTCGAGACGGACGAGTACAAATTCGACGTGCTGGCACATCGTCTGCGCGAACTGGCCTTCCTCAACAGGGGGCTTACCCTCCGTCTTACCGACGAGCGCGAACCAGAGAATGGCAGCTTCAAACAAGAGGAATTCTACTCCGAGGGGGGCCTTCAAGAATTCGTGCTTTGGCTCGACGAAGCCAAACAAAAACTCATTGACAAACCCATCCATATCACAGCCAAAGAAGAAGGAGTAGAGGTAGAAGTAGCGATGAGCTACAACACTTCCTATTCCGAGAATGTCATTTCGTTCGTCAACAACATCTCGACCCGCGACGGCGGCACACACGTCAGCGGTTTCCGCAGGGCGCTCACCCGCGAATTCAAAAAATATGGTGAAGACGGCGGTTTTTTCAAAAAACTCAACTTTTCCATCTCGGGCGAAGACTTCATGGAGGGCCTCACCGCCATCGTGTCGGTAAAAGTGCCAGAGCCGCAGTTCAAGGGCCAAACAAAAGGCGAACTGGGCAACTCCGAAGTGCTCGGCATCGTGAGCCGCTGCGTGGGCGATGCCCTCAAAGTATTTTTGGAGGAAAACCCCAACCAATCAAAACGCATCATCGAGAAAGTGGTGCTGGCCGCCACCGCCCGCAACGCCGCCCGCAAAGCCCGTGAGATGGTGCAGCGCAAAGGCGCTTTTTCGGGCGGAGGATTACCCGGCAAATTGGCCGACTGCGCAAGCCGCAATCCTGAGGACAGCGAAATCTTCCTCGTGGAGGGCGACTCCGCCGGCGGCACCGCCAAGCAAGGCCGCGACCGCAACACGCAAGCCATCCTGCCCCTGCGCGGCAAAATCCTCAACGTGGAAAAGGCATTGGAACACAAAATCTACGAGAACGAGGAAATCAAAAACATCTTCACCGCCCTCGGCGTGTCAGTCGGTGAAAACGAGGAAGGCCACCGCGTGCTCGTGACCGACAAACTGCGCTACCACAAAATCGTCATCATGTGCGATGCCGACGTGGATGGCTCGCACATCACCACGCTCATCCTGACCTTCTTTTTCCGCTACATGCGCGAGCTGATTGAAAAAGGTCACGTCTATATCGCCCAACCACCACTTTATTTGGTGAAAAAAGGCAAAAACCAGCGTTATGCTTGGAACGACAAACAACGCAAAGAAGCCCAACTCGAATTCTCAGGTGGCCGCGAAGACGACGACTCCGTGAAAGTGCAACGCTACAAAGGCTTGGGTGAAATGAACGCCGAGCAGCTCTGGGAAACCACCATGGACCCCGTCAATCGCATCCTCAAACAAGCGACCATTGACGATGCCGCCGAAGCCGACCGTATGTTCTCCATGCTCATGGGCGACGAAGTGCCGCCGCGCCGCGCCTTCATCGAGGCGAACGCGAAATATGCGCGGATTGATGCGTGA
- a CDS encoding DUF2975 domain-containing protein, with protein MSIKQRIAMLRALRVVFICLMIGTGFLLIKSLSAYFGFSGDGPFINGWVTMITEVEPVSTRHPDGTSTVTLIHTNHHKWVKIEFDEMGLIFKEKYLAYIVFHILAWVLGVFILYRMYLIIRNIEQGQIFQQTTVRHIRRIALALLGIPLLLYVSSWALQGIAYTFHGHQYVTEIPDLHRERVIIGAFAALLVFALGEIFRTGMHLKEEQEVPQ; from the coding sequence ATGAGTATCAAACAAAGGATTGCCATGCTTCGGGCGTTGCGCGTCGTCTTTATCTGCCTTATGATAGGGACTGGGTTCCTCCTGATAAAAAGTCTCTCTGCCTACTTTGGCTTCTCGGGCGATGGCCCCTTCATCAATGGTTGGGTGACGATGATAACGGAAGTGGAGCCTGTCAGCACTCGTCACCCTGACGGCACCTCCACTGTCACTTTGATTCACACGAACCACCATAAGTGGGTCAAGATAGAGTTTGATGAGATGGGGCTGATTTTTAAGGAAAAGTACTTGGCTTACATCGTCTTTCACATTTTGGCGTGGGTGCTGGGGGTTTTCATCCTTTACAGGATGTATCTGATAATCCGCAACATCGAGCAAGGGCAGATTTTTCAGCAGACAACGGTGCGCCATATCCGGCGCATTGCACTGGCTTTGCTGGGCATTCCATTGTTGCTGTATGTGTCCAGTTGGGCGTTGCAAGGCATAGCCTACACTTTTCATGGCCACCAATACGTCACGGAAATCCCAGACCTGCACCGCGAGCGCGTGATAATTGGTGCCTTCGCGGCGCTTTTGGTGTTTGCGCTGGGCGAGATATTTCGCACGGGTATGCATCTGAAAGAAGAACAGGAGGTGCCACAGTAG